In bacterium, the sequence GGCCAAACTCTGGGAGTGATCGGACGCAATGGAGCAGGCAAAAGCACATTGCTGCGTTTACTTTGTGGGATCGGGCGCCCGACTTCCGGAACCATTCATCGTCATGGTGAAGTCAGTGGATTGCTCGAATTGGGTTCCGGATTCCACCAGCTGATGACCGGGAGGGAAAATATCCGTACAGCTGGACTTCTCAGCGGCCTTACAAGGCGTCAGGTGGAACGTCTGGAAAAAGAGATGATTCAGTTTGCTGAGCTTGAAGATTTCATTGATGAGCCTGTTAGGACCTATTCGAGCGGAATGCGCCTGCGTTTGGCCTTTTCAGCGGCGATCTACATGAATCCGGATGTTCTGATCATCGATGAAGTATTTGCAGTTGGCGATGAGAATTTTCGCCAAAAATGTTTGGGCCGGCTCGATCAATTTCGCAGAGCCGGAAAGACTCTGATTCTTGCGTCACACGAATTGGGTCAAATCGAAAAGACCTGCGATGAAGCCATCGTATTGGAAGAGGGAC encodes:
- a CDS encoding polysaccharide ABC transporter ATP-binding protein; this translates as MSVVLSAESVSKQFRIHHSRPSTLRESLVRRMTGQHDPGRSLWALRDVSFEVSGGQTLGVIGRNGAGKSTLLRLLCGIGRPTSGTIHRHGEVSGLLELGSGFHQLMTGRENIRTAGLLSGLTRRQVERLEKEMIQFAELEDFIDEPVRTYSSGMRLRLAFSAAIYMNPDVLIIDEVFAVGDENFRQKCLGRLDQFRRAGKTLILASHELGQIEKTCDEAIVLEEGRLEIRSRADQAVELYQELLRKKAEERAAEFPESATTQQPEYGRRIGTLEACITGVRFYNANGVLVRSVESDAGLIIEMDVQLIKQLSDFALAVAIFN